The DNA region CAATGTCCTGGCGAATGGCCAGGTTTTCCTTGCCCAGTTTACGAATCTCAAACAACGCTGTACTGAAATACACCAGCAGGCAAACACCGGCGAAAATAGCAACGGATTTCCACAGCTTCCACCAGCGCTCAACCGGTAAACGCTGGGAGAAATCGGCCTGGCACAGGTCAATGGTATTGGTGCCGAAATCCAGGGCCCATTCATCGGCAATTTGCTGGCTGGCGATCTGCCCTTGCAACATGGAGGGCAATAAGCCGCGCAAGCTATCCAGCTCAGCCTCACTGGCTGCACGCAAATGCAATGCGGGTAAATCGCTGGACTCGCGCTGGTTTAGCAGGAGTTGCAACGCCAGGGGGGCGTAGGACGAACTGGCGCTGAACCCTTGGTAGGCATTGTGACGCAATAGCAATTGGCCCTGGTAAAGTCCCAGTGTCCAATGCTCGGCAATCGCCTGGTCTGGTGCACCGCTGTCGGTGTCTTCTGCTTTCACCAGTGGCAGGGTCATAGGAGCCGACCAGCAGCGCGTAATTTCCAGCCCCAGAGAGGCCAGTTCAGCAAATACCATGTGCAACCAGTTTTTATCGGTATAGGCCAGGGTGACATGGCCATCGCGCGGTGTTGACAAGGCGAAGTGAAAATCCTCGACATCGCCAATTACGGTGTCTTCCAATTGATAAGGCAAAAGGTTGCGCAGGTGTTTTTTCTCTTTATCCGAATATTCAAGCGCGCGCGTTGCGACACGCGACCCCGGCACAATGAGCCAGGCCGATTTGGGATTGGCATCCTGCAGGATGGCCGTGCGCAGCGCGTCGCGGTCACCACTGTCCGCATTGGCCTGGCCATCTGCCCCCAGCCAACACCAGCGAAAGAAGTCCCCGAGGCCTTTACCATCCTCCGAGGTTGTTATCGAGAGCACCAGTTGCATAGACATAATCGGCTCTGCTTACCTTGTTATCAGAATTGTTAACGATTCTATTCCGCCAAAGGGATTTGCCCACCCCCTTGCCAAAACCAAGTCCATCACCTTAATTTGAAAACAGTGATGAGCTTTTCTTTTTTTCCTTCGTATTGACCACTCGCGGTAATTCATACACATCTTCCCGCTGAATGACTTTCAGTTTGTTTTCTTCGCCGCGCAACATCAGGCTGCGCATGCTGCGACGCTGATCACCCATTTGGACACTGGCATTGAGCCAGAAAAATCCCGACTTGAGATTCAAGCCGGTGCCGTCCAGATTGCGATCGCCAAAAATCTTGGTCCACTCCTCAATCAGGACCCCATTATCCGGAAAGCCGGTTTCAGGGCGCATGGACATAAATTGCACGGCATCTTCATCACTCAATGGCGTCAGGTCATTAACCCCACCCAGGCTGCGAATCAAATTGTTGGCCCGCTGCTGTATACCGTTGGCCGTCTCCTGGTTGATGGTCGCCTCAATGGTGTTGATATTGATCCCCACCGCAT from Cellvibrio japonicus Ueda107 includes:
- the gspL gene encoding type II secretion system protein GspL, yielding MSMQLVLSITTSEDGKGLGDFFRWCWLGADGQANADSGDRDALRTAILQDANPKSAWLIVPGSRVATRALEYSDKEKKHLRNLLPYQLEDTVIGDVEDFHFALSTPRDGHVTLAYTDKNWLHMVFAELASLGLEITRCWSAPMTLPLVKAEDTDSGAPDQAIAEHWTLGLYQGQLLLRHNAYQGFSASSSYAPLALQLLLNQRESSDLPALHLRAASEAELDSLRGLLPSMLQGQIASQQIADEWALDFGTNTIDLCQADFSQRLPVERWWKLWKSVAIFAGVCLLVYFSTALFEIRKLGKENLAIRQDIEAAARLAIPQGRIVDAEKQLTGLLRQMEPAQASGSVMTLLAKTLPQIAALSSVQIKGVAYSSETGELNINIQADSFSTFETLSSNIQAQGLAAELLSANVQGNVQTARLKVSKQ